In Hemicordylus capensis ecotype Gifberg chromosome 3, rHemCap1.1.pri, whole genome shotgun sequence, one DNA window encodes the following:
- the LOC128350654 gene encoding NEDD4-binding protein 2-like 2 isoform X8: MRGAADKMFHAECKPRYHESQDTLASEPSSKRMKSTEEPYGKSYEGLQRLYEEIHVKKTHSGFIPLSTLSDDEEAQEHETTKVLNPFKEEFRSEKTLLSESSNSINNNKFMGNKCIFFTNSADVVSVRENNTSSRKHKNEGETEVYSTSKAFIGPIYKSEADCQHDKRKKGLGGNYPKLSNAALGRNSKREMVPKQGLPCDLPKIEDELSQFYSEINQLESDENQLDDHLQRAEADSHGHPGEYNKWNQITCVNSQDWSYSRTSPNCSGDGQCFYNASGDHKTHSEQYPYYDPKGPRTGNSPCFDNERKEWETGQLCNNKQAGSRFFNESMPQFRPGWQHTHPLIIPCGPPPPQFTPFNFQEPNSSSRWSDIYPSNVGPFENTHINMSSSAFEQNSECTGHFGVPNTQNTRNGCNVPDGHVDNGFYEAKACWKDIKTHQTEGLSSVSYQFLEGKLFESQKLLLILRGLPGSGKTSLSRILLGQSHDGIVFSTDDYFRQQDGCWSYNIGQLGAAHDWNQKRAKQAMDQGKSPIIIDNTNTQAWEMKPYVEAALEKGYKVEFLEPNTWWKFDPGELEKRNEHGVSREKIFQMLERYEYQMSIPIVMNSVLPFHKTSQRPPPQRRQRQFIAR, translated from the exons ATGCGGGGTGCAGCTGATAAG ATGTTTCATGCTGAGTGTAAGCCAAGATATCATGAAAGTCAGGACACATTGGCAAGTGAGCCATCTTCTAAAAGAATGAAATCAACTGAAGAGCCTTATGGTAAATCCTATGAAGGACTGCAAAGACTTTATGAGGAAATAcatgttaaaaaaacccacagtgGATTTATTCCTTTGTCCACCCTATCTGATGATGAAGAGGCACAAGAACATGAAACTACAAAAGTCCTGAACCCATTTAAAGAGGAGTTCCGTAGTGAAAAAACACTGCTATCTGAATCTTCAAATTCAATAAACAATAATAAGTTTATGGGaaataaatgtattttctttaCCAACAGTGCTGATGTAGTCAGTGTTAGAGAAAACAATACATCTAGCAGAAAACATAAGAATGAAGGAGAGACTGAAGTGTATAGCACAAGCAAAGCATTTATTGGACCCATTTATAAAAGTGAAGCTGATTGTCAACATGACAAAAGGAAAAAGGGTCTTGGTGGCAACTATCCTAAATTGTCAAATGCAGCACTTGGTAGAAATTCTAAGAGAGAAATGGTACCAAAACAGGGTCTCCCCTGTGATCTACCAAAAATAGAAGATGAACTGTCTCAGTTCTATAGTGAAATTAATCAGCTTGAAAGTGATGAGAATCAGTTGGATGATCACTTACAGAGGGCAGAAGCAGACTCTCATGGACACCCTGGGGAATATAACAAATGGAATCAAATAACTTGTGTAAACTCTCAAGACTGGTCCTATAGCAGAACATCACCTAACTGTAGTGGTGATGGTCAATGTTTTTATAATGCATCAGGTGATCATAAAACACACAGTGAACAATATCCCTATTATGACCCAAAGGGTCCCAGAACTGGCAACAGTCCGTGCTTTGACAATGAAAGGAAAGAATGGGAAACTGGACAATTATGTAATAATAAACAGGCAGGTTCTAGATTCTTCAATGAATCTATGCCTCAGTTTAGGCCTGGTTGGCAACATACACATCCACTTATAATACCTTGTGGCCCACCGCCTCCTCAATTCACTCCTTTTAATTTTCAAGAACCTAATTCCTCATCACGTTGGTCAGATATTTATCCTTCAAATGTGGGACCATTTGAAAACACTCATATTAACATGAGCAGTTCAGCATTTGAGCAAAATAGTGAGTGTACTGGTCATTTTGGTGTTCCTAATACACAAAACACCAGGAATGGATGTAATGTCCCTGATGGACACGTGGATAATGGTTTCTATGAAGCCAAAGCATGTTGGAAAGACATCAAAACACACCAGACTGAAGGATTAAGCAGTGTTTCTTACCAGTTTCTAGAGGGCAAATTATTTGAGTCACAAAAGTTGCTCTTAATCTTAAGAGGCCTTCCAGGTTCAGGGAAAACATCATTGTCTCG TATTCTGCTTGGCCAGAGTCATGATGGCATTGTATTCAGCACTGATGATTACTTTCGTCAGCAAGATGGATGTTGGTCATATAATATTGGTCAACTTGGTGCTGCTCATGACTGGAACCAGAAGAGAG CAAAACAAGCAATGGACCAAGGAAAATCCCCCATTATAATAGACAACACTAATACACAAGCCTGGGAAATGAAGCCTTATGTGGAAGCG GCTCTAGAAAAAGGCTACAAAGTGGAATTCCTTGAACCAAACACATGGTGGAAATTTGACCCCGGAGAATTAGAAAA GAGGAATGAACATGGGGTCAGTCGtgagaagatttttcaaatgctGGAAAGATATGAATATCAAATGTCAATACCCATTGTAATGAATTCGGTGCTGCCTTTTCACAAAACTTCACAAAGGCCACCTCCACAAAGAAGACAGAG